From the genome of Fusarium oxysporum f. sp. lycopersici 4287 chromosome 3, whole genome shotgun sequence, one region includes:
- a CDS encoding hypothetical protein (At least one base has a quality score < 10) encodes MRDTEWESTYEEVKHLLLSNQCYARLTIECDCFSPYDEQPRRYYKQKADCRHPAISTWDGGVKSDTCEESDTCEESDTCEESDTCEESDACEESDVCESDASEESDPSEESDPSEESDKSEESDTYSDTYEEIDTYQLNLFAMEDYELRPIPYLEYIIHETPNRMKNIFAGLEYDPRLTVGLWDEREGSFYGEKVPYLQRRRADGDDAWETLYRDAEYLSSDLLRFDHVKHSDDKSLFIFAVAMNVNESLEIEDFELSDRIFKHFRRLIRWTRIKQSWPDLLECNKSFLQDSHEKNQSASFDSPYLGYPRQDCEKEEEYRSLVRLTDNGLLVLGGQGPDRGPDWRGGRTFQSTHKEYRRLPCLEFVVPDDPRSDFVSNLIADVKLAVNVHRGDGSVYTTDPNCCEYLQRELNPDGLWEQQQVSERSLRHFCLDHLPLFRKEEVLICTVAMKITENTKDMLMGKEEDFVEASTAFDLIHRILSNKGNLVDLNHVKNLHQLSEVYDIFINQNFESQDAKHLKTLRQNGLFVLTGPEFYQSKFKTYKIPLLKIASLREPIKKRFIVSISQDRSLAVGCWNVQDRKCRAINIPKICGALRVNDEDCCFPKACKKKRVKFDFIGKETEMSLRGSILEGVEPLKDQNVSIWIIAMRVDKLIHDRNKKKLLNKIKKFDIAKRVAAHIEAVNSADSVSGVVSSKRTDDSNEDDRPDTRKQNGLTVAKKLSSQPRERRFLDISFEDLQIEGMMPRGELRLCDRRRPGNAYIVCRTDIPHILENLKGDVKQLERKDAQSLLGVNLLDFEVKNIAVGGGNAISLFGGLRGEHQLFVLSKTTLNRALSKEDAQKFWQQNSKKLDDAFKRRASYLKWREGCQ; translated from the coding sequence ATGCGTGATACTGAATGGGAGTCTACTTATGAGGAGGTTAAGCATCTATTGCTTTCAAACCAGTGTTACGCTCGGCTTACGATTGAGTGTGACTGCTTTTCACCGTACGATGAGCAACCTAGAAGATATTACAAACAGAAAGCAGACTGCCGTCACCCGGCGATTAGCACATGGGATGGAGGTGTAAAGAGTGATACGTGCGAGGAGAGTGATACGTGCGAGGAGAGTGATACGTGCGAGGAGAGTGATACGTGCGAGGAGAGTGATGCATGCGAGGAGAGTGATGTGTGCGAGAGTGATGCGTCCGAGGAGAGTGATCCGTCCGAGGAGAGTGATCCGTCCGAGGAGAGTGATAAGTCTGAGGAGAGTGATACATACAGTGATACATACGAGGAGATTGATACGTACCAATTGAACTTATTCGCCATGGAGGACTACGAACTCAGACCGATCCCATATCTTGAGTATATCATCCATGAGACCCCAAACCGGATGAAAAACATATTCGCAGGCTTAGAATATGACCCCCGACTTACAGTAGGGTTGTGGGACGAACGAGAGGGTTCATTTTACGGTGAAAAGGTACCATATCTTCAGCGCCGACGAGCAGACGGAGATGATGCCTGGGAGACGCTTTATCGAGATGCGGAATATCTATCATCAGACCTTTTACGTTTCGACCACGTGAAGCATTCAGACGATAAGAGTCTTTTTATCTTTGCCGTTGCAATGAACGTAAACGAGTCTTTAGAAATAGAAGATTTCGAACTGTCGGACAGAATTTTCAAGCATTTTCGCAGACTGATACGGTGGACAAGGATCAAACAATCATGGCCAGATCTCCTGGAGTGTAATAAGAGTTTCCTTCAGGATAGTCATGAGAAGAATCAGTCGGCTTCTTTCGACTCTCCATACTTAGGTTATCCTAGGCAGGACTGCGAAAAGGAAGAGGAATATAGATCATTGGTTCGTCTTACCGACAATGGATTACTGGTTCTTGGTGGGCAAGGGCCGGATAGAGGACCAGATTGGCGGGGTGGTCGCACATTCCAGTCCACACACAAGGAATACCGACGGCTTCCATGTCTTGAATTTGTTGTCCCAGACGACCCAAGATCCGACTTTGTCTCTAACTTGATAGCTGATGTAAAACTTGCAGTGAATGTTCACAGAGGAGATGGCTCAGTATATACGACAGATCCGAACTGCTGTGAATATTTACAACGGGAGTTAAATCCAGATGGACTCTGGGAACAGCAGCAAGTATCAGAGCGTTCTCTGCGGCATTTCTGTCTCGATCATCTGCCGTTATTCAGGAAGGAAGAAGTCTTAATCTGCACTGTTGCAATGAAGATCACCGAAAATACAAAAGACATGCTTATGGGGAAAGAGGAAGATTTTGTTGAAGCCAGTACAGCGTTTGACCTGATACACAGAATATTAAGCAATAAAGGTAACCTCGTCGACTTGAATCATGTAAAGAATCTGCACCAGCTGTCTGAGGTGTATGACATTTTCATCAATCAGAACTTCGAAAGCCAAGACGCTAAGCATCTCAAAACGCTGCGACAAAACGGTCTGTTCGTCCTTACTGGTCCGGAATTCTATCAATCTAAGTTTAAAACGTATAAGATTCCTCTACTCAAAATAGCCTCTCTACGAGAACCAATTAAAAAAAGGTTTATCGTTAGTATTTCTCAGGATCGAAGCCTCGCAGTAGGGTGTTGGAATGTGCAAGATCGCAAATGTAGAGCCATCAATATCCCAAAGATATGTGGAGCGCTAAGAGTGAATGATGAGGATTGCTGTTTTCCGAAGGCTTGCAAAAAAAAACGAGTCAAATTCGATTTTATTGGCAAGGAGACGGAGATGTCCTTACGAGGTAGTATTCTTGAAGGTGTTGAACCACTAAAGGATCAAAATGTCTCTATCTGGATCATAGCAATGAGGGTCGATAAGCTTATCCATGacagaaacaagaaaaaaCTATTAAACAAAATTAAGAAATTTGACATTGCAAAGCGTGTGGCAGCCCATATAGAGGCTGTCAACTCTGCGGATTCAGTATCAGGGGTTGTTTCATCTAAAAGAACGGATGACTCGAATGAGGATGATAGACCCGATACAAGAAAGCAGAATGGCTTAACAGTGGCAAAGAAATTAAGTAGCCAGCCTAGAGAAAGACGCTTCTTGGATATAAGTTTCGAAGATTTGCAGATTGAGGGTATGATGCCTCGCGGGGAGTTGAGGCTATGCGATAGAAGACGCCCGGGAAATGCATATATTGTTTGCAGAACAGACATACCCCATATCCTGGAGAATCTCAAAGGAGATGTCAAACAACTGGAAAGAAAAGACGCTCAATCTCTCCTTGGAGTAAATCTCCTCGATTTCGAGGTTAAAAACATTGCGGTAGGGGGTGGGAACGCGATTAGTTTATTTGGAGGACTTCGTGGAGAACACCAGTTATTCGTGCTGTCAAAGACTACGTTAAATAGGGCACTTAGCAAGGAAGATGCACAGAAGTTCTGGCAGCAGAATTCGAAAAAGCTAGATGATGCCTTCAAACGGAGAGCCTCATATCTTAAATGGCGCGAAGGATGTCAATGA